GTAGGAGCTACACAAGAAAGCAATGGTATTAAAGTTACTATAAAAGAAGCGATTTTTGATGGAAGAACTTTGACTTACACTTATGAAATAATAAGTGATAAGGATTTGGGGGATAATCCATTCTTCAACATGAATGGACCAAGAATTAATATAAAAGATTATAGTGGCGGATCAGGAGGCAGTTCTGGAGTAAAGAAAGTTGCTAAGAATACTTATGTAGGCCAAGATACTGTTACCATTAATGAAGAAAGAAAGGCCATAAGCTTTGAACTAAACTTTACGGATATAGGAGATATGAGTTCAGAGAATTCTAAAGAAACAAAAGGAGATTGGAAGTTTAAAATTAATTTGAAAGCATTAAATAGTGTCAATCAATTAATTAATAAGACAACTGAAAAAGATGGGGTTAAATTAAACCTAGAAAGCATTTCTAAAACTCCCGTATCCTTTACTTTAAACTATTCTCAAGAAGTGTCAAAAGAGCTACAGGAAAAATATTTTGTTGTGGATATTCCAATAGAAGAAGTAAAAGATGATTTTGGGAATGTTTATAAAGCAACCAATATTTTAACAAATGAAGGTAGTGAAGGAAGAAATTCTGGAAAATCAATGTCAAGTTTTGGGGTGTTAAATCCTAATGCAACTAAACTAATAATAACTCCTAAAGTGCATTTATCAAATAATGTTCATCAAGAATCGAGTGATGGAGAGGGACATGTAGTTAATACAAGTCCTATTATAGATAAGGAACATCCTATAAGTGGCGGAATTACATTGGACGATATTGTTATTGATCTAGAAAAATAATTATAACTTGTCACATTATTGCCACAAATATCTTATATTATAAGTGTATAAGATATATATACATTATTTACCCCTTATTAAATAAATAATAGTTAGTAGTTAGAATGATCTATTACCCCTAGTAGATCATTCTTTTTTTGTGTGCCCAGCATGGGTACGTACTAATCGGTGAAAGTCCGTAATGGGGGCTGATAGTGCCAACCATTAGCCTAAGACAAGGGTGTCCATCGTGAGATGGAATCTGAAGGAAGTCGGCGGCAAAGCCTTGGTCTGAGGTACACGAATTACATTTGAGGCTCAAAGCTACGGGTAAACTTGCAAAACAAAGTAAAGCCCTATAACTATC
The window above is part of the Clostridium saccharoperbutylacetonicum N1-4(HMT) genome. Proteins encoded here:
- a CDS encoding DUF4179 domain-containing protein; translation: MKDIYEILNEVDIEEAEMEMMNVSDIEKVKVKKYLKKSINKKKTWKRKWMAAAVLVFSLISGTGIFGIAYPSYAAEVPIVGDIFRFIDNGRTGAYDKYKEYSDIVGATQESNGIKVTIKEAIFDGRTLTYTYEIISDKDLGDNPFFNMNGPRINIKDYSGGSGGSSGVKKVAKNTYVGQDTVTINEERKAISFELNFTDIGDMSSENSKETKGDWKFKINLKALNSVNQLINKTTEKDGVKLNLESISKTPVSFTLNYSQEVSKELQEKYFVVDIPIEEVKDDFGNVYKATNILTNEGSEGRNSGKSMSSFGVLNPNATKLIITPKVHLSNNVHQESSDGEGHVVNTSPIIDKEHPISGGITLDDIVIDLEK